A region from the Cherax quadricarinatus isolate ZL_2023a chromosome 79, ASM3850222v1, whole genome shotgun sequence genome encodes:
- the LOC128702744 gene encoding pupal cuticle protein 36-like: protein MNVVVMYMAQIRVSELGYSSHHQVKKQILSKPQKKRRLDYAKKYLHFNSQQWSEVLWSDEATFTVTCNRGGLVYCPEVVTTHATPVGPPNTQTRSWFGGVSVLIVDKVITEVNTGVLGRGIELKDESNTKWELSQLLFANDTVLSGDFEEKLQKLVNEFEMESNSFLVLQEVVFCTLLVVVGADKRPSTSYGVPARGSGGFTAGSRGGFGISSVRGSAGGFGTSAGGAFEGSAGGRFGASSGGAFGGSGGGGFGRPAGGAFGSSAGVGFGGAGSGSSLSGSYTPTGPVVPILVDDRQGPDEYGNYNFNFETGDGISRQEQGAPQGPTGAVAAQGGWTFTFPDGTPAAFSFIADEGGYRVESPLLPPLPAHAIAQIEKARQEDAAAAAAGGRGSYSDASSSAPQFTGAPAGGFGGSPAGGFGGSPAGGFGASPAGGFGASPAGGFGASPAGGFGASPVDRFGGSPSSFGTPRRGGAPVAPSRTYGAP, encoded by the exons acgtgtgtcagaactgggctacagtagtcaccaccaggttAAGAAACAGATCCTCTCCAAGCCgcagaagaaacgtaggctggattatgcaaagaaatatcttcactttaattctcaacagtggtctgaagtgctttggagtgatgaagcaaccttcaccgtcacctgtaaccgtgggggaCTTGTGTActgcccagaggtagtgaccacccacgctacacctgtgggaccaccaaacacccagactcgctcatggtttgggggtgtttcagtgctcattGTTG atAAGGTTATAACAGAAGTGAATACTGGGGTGCTGGGAAGAGGTATAGAATTAAAAGatgaatcaaacacaaagtgggagttgtcacagttgctctttgctaatgacactgtgctttcgggagattttgaagagaagttgcagaagttggtgaaCGAATTTGAGATG GAAAGTAATTCATTTCTCGTCTTGCAGGAAGTAGTATTTTGTACTTTGTTGGTTGTTGTGGGAGCCGATAAGCGTCCGTCTACATCTTACGGAGTACCCGCCAGGGGAAGTGGAGGCTTCACTGCAGGATCCAGAGGAGGCTTTGGTATTTCATCAGTTAGAGGTTCGGCAGGTGGCTTTGGGACCTCAGCTGGTGGAGCATTTGAAGGGTCAGCTGGAGGAAGATTCGGAGCATCATCTGGTGGAGCCTTTGGAGGTTCTGGTGGGGGAGGCTTTGGAAGACCTGCTGGTGGAGCCTTCGGGAGTTCAGCTGGTGTAGGTTTCGGGGGAGCTGGCAGTGGAAGTTCTCTTAGTGGAAGTTACACTCCTACAGGTCCCGTAGTCCCCATCTTAGTAGATGACCGTCAAGGACCTGATGAGTATGGAAACTACAATTTCAACTTTGAAACTGGTGATGGCATCAGTCGTCAGGAGCAAGGCGCCCCTCAGGGTCCAACTGGTGCTGTGGCAGCTCAGGGAGGATGGAC ATTTACTTTCCCCGACGGAACTCCCGCTGCTTTCAGCTTCATAGCAGATGAAGGTGGTTACCGAGTGGAGtctcctcttctgccacctctccCCGCCCACGCTATCGCCCAGATCGAGAAGGCTCGCCAGGAAGACGCCGCTGCAGCTGCCGCAGGTGGACGAGGATCATATAGTGATGCTTCAAGTTCTGCGCCTCAGTTTACTGGAGCGCCTGCTGGAGGCTTCGGTGGTTCACCTGCTGGTGGCTTCGGTGGTTCACCTGCTGGTGGCTTCGGTGCTTCACCTGCTGGTGGCTTCGGTGCTTCACCTGCTGGTGGCTTCGGTGCTTCACCTGCTGGTGGCTTCGGTGCTTCACCTGTTGATCGCTTCGGTGGTTCACCTAGTAGCTTCGGAACCCCACGCCGTGGTGGCGCTCCTGTGGCTCCCAGTAGAACTTACGGTGCCCCATAA